The genome window AAATGTgtgaattatacttcaataaaggagttactaaaaaaataaaaaacttaagagtcctaatagtacctacctcatagggttgtgaGAAGTAGAAATAATGTAGTCAAGTATCTAGCGTAGCAGGCACCGAGAAATGAGAGTTATTTTCATTGCTATTAGGAGGCCCAACTCACACCTACCaaaatggctctcatcaataaaccaagcaacaagtgctggcgaggatgtggagaaaggggaaccctcctgcactgctggtgggaatgcagactggtgcagccactgtggaaaacagcatgaaatttcctcaaaaaattaaaaatggcctggcctgtggtggcgcagtggataaagcgtcaacctggaacgctgaggtcgccggttcaaaaccctgggcttgcctggtcaaggcacatatgggagttgatgcttcctgctcctccctccccattctctttctctctctctcacactctcctctctaaaaattaataaaaataaaaaaaatttaaaaaaattaaaaatgaaactgccttttgacccagctatccctaagaaactcaaaacagtaattcaaaagaatacgTGAACCTCCTAGttcgttgcagcattatttacaatagccaagatccagaaacagcccaagtgcccatcagtaactGTGCATAAAAAaatgttgtggtacatttacaaaatggaatattactcgaccataaagagaaggaaatcttaccttctgcaacagcatggatggacctggagagtattatgctaagtgagataagtcagtcagagaaagacaagtaccatatgatctcacttatatgtggaatctaatgaacaaaatagaaacggaGGCATAAACACATGGAACAGATGGCCAGCTGTCAGAGAGTAGGGCAGTGAGGGGACCAGATGGAAAAGGGTGAAAGGATTAGCCGAAAAAACATACACAgaacacacagacaacagtgtggggagaGCCAGAGGGACAGGGAGGTGGGAGTTAGGTGGAGGTGAGCAAAGGGGGTGGaagtgggggtggaaagagactgcgGCAGGTGCAGAGGGTATTTTAGTTGTACACTTgcaacctgtatggttttgcaaaccaatgtcattccaataaattcagttaattaAAGGGGGAGGGCGGAAGAGCCCTGCTCAGCTTATTGAGGGAGCCTTGACCTTTGGACTTTGACAGGTCACAAATCCAACCTTCACACtcactctcactcacacacacacccacatatatatatacccttATAACCTGAGGTAGCTCTTCTTTCAGCAGCTGAAAGGAACTATTTTAAAGAACCTCAAGTCAAAGGAACTGAACCAGATCTAGAACTCTGACCTCCCTGCCCGCACCAGCCGCCTCTTGTCAAGTGATCAGGCTGTCAAGAGCGTCTCGGGTAAGGTTTCAGGTCAGCTGAAGTGTATAAAGGTAGGCGCCAAGCCTGAGGCAGCAGAGACGACAGTGAATGGCAAGGGAGCAAGCAGAGTCCTGCCGCCACCTCCTGGGATGGAGCCCTGAGGAGTGTTAAGGAGGTCCTGAGCTTCCCACCCAAGCTGGACTCAGGTAAGACCccattcttcccccttcctcctccacatTCTGCCCTTCACGGTGGCTTACAGAGAGTAGTCAGGAACCGGCAGAGAGCACTCCCCCAGCATGGCGGAGCTGACAGAGATTTAGTCCTGCCCCCACCTTGACAGGATGGGGGACGGCAGCCCTGATGAGGACCCTGTGGTAgggctgggactcaaacctagcACACGGCACTCATCCAGGACTCACCCTTGGCTCCgctggctgcctctgctgtgaTCTTGCACATCCCTGACAATAAGACATGGCTTTCTCCTTAATTTGACCCAGAATCCCCCCCAGGATTCTCCAGAGCATCAAGTCCTCTTCCCGTGAGGGCCCTACGGACCCCTTCCTGAGGAAGGATGGTGGAGGCATGTTGGCATGAGGCCTGGCCCAAGTTGCATGCTGGGAGTTTTACAGAGCCCCGTGGGAACTCTCCACCCGGCGACTTCCCCAGTAGGGATGCTGCAGAGGTTTGGCCAGGATGGTGGGGTTGGGCAGGGTGTCGCAGAATGGGGTCCTCTGACCCCTGCTCCATAGACACTAGGGCACTTGTTTCtcatgcagattctcaggccccCCTACCCAGACCTGAATCGGGATCTCTGGGGATGAGGGATGAGAATCCACTCTGTAAACAAGTGGTTCCATGGATCCTGAGCTCTCCTTGAAACCTGCAACTCGGCAACGGAAGAAGCACAGGTTTCAGGCAGACCTGGGCTCCAATCTCAGCCCCATCCCTCAGCCTTCAAAGTCTCCAGTCTCTTGATAATGAAGTGGGAATAATCCTAGCAACTACCTGAATCTCATAAAGGGATTGAATTAATGTCTATAAAGCCCTTAGCAGGGTGCCTGGTGCAGGAAGCACTGAGCAAACATTAATGGGCACCAGGCCATGCAATTAGAACATCCCATCCTTCAAGTGCCCCAGCAGAGCTACTAGGAGGTGGGTTCTGCTCCCAGCTTCTACCAGTGAGTGGCAAAGTTCTGCTGGGGCTCCTCAGGTAGATTCAGGAAGCTGTAAAGAAGGAAGGAGGTTGGGGAACACTGGCCTCAGGGCAGCCTTTACCTGTGCCCACTCTTGCAACTTCCCTACGCCCCGCCTCAGCTTGACCAGTGGAAGTTCTAGAGCTCTCCCCGGAAGGTGTGGCCACTGACCTGAGTCCAAGCCTATTCGCTCTCCCTCCCGGGGGTGGCTCAGACCACCACCTCTTGAATATGCTCCAGCTTCACCCTGGGCCACTGCTCTTGGCCAAATTCAGGCTCCCACACCTTTTACTGTACTATTCCTACAATCTCCTCACTGATCTCTGAGCTCCCATCTCTCCCAGTCCATCCTCAACACCCACACCAGCATGCTCTGCACACAAGTCTGCCGGTGTCACTCCTCAACTTGAAAACCCCCAACCGCTCTCTACTAGGTTAAGTATAGCCCCGGTATTTGAGGCCCTCCACTAAAGGCTTCTGTGGGCACCTCTTTTCATTTCCCATTTCCCCCCTTCAGCAAATACGGTTCCTTGGTCAACTGGCCCTCCCTGGGCCCTTCCAGCCCTAGGTCATCCCTGTACCAGGCTAcacaaagaaacaggaagagtCAACCCTGTCCCTGCCCTTGGGGTCCCCCACCTAGGCAGGAAACCACTGCAGTTAATGAGCTGATCCTACAAGAAAGGATGGTGTAGGGCCGGGATAGGTGGGGAAAAAGGACGTTCAGAAGGGAAGCCCTGGGTGGTTCAGCCCCTGGGCCAGGGGAAAACAGGCTCCCCCAGGAAGATAAATCGCTGTAAGGTAAGCCCACAAAGTGTTCCAGACCAGACCAGCACATCACACACATGCCTGCTCACCTGTGACCTCAGGCAGGTCATTCTACCTGTCTGGGCCTGTCTGTAACTCTGAAAGTGGAATAAGAAGACCTAACTCGTAGGGCTCTTCTAATAGAGCCTGGATAGTCACCAAAGGTTTTAAGAAGGCACACTCCGACAACCAGTGAGAGACACCCAAGAACACAGCCCCCTAGGGCCTCCCAGCTCTGCAAATCAGGCCCTCGGATCCCCCAGGCTGAGCTTacaagaaaaggggggaagggcaggaggatGCCAATGCCAGCACTTGAAGAAGAGAGGCTAACAGGATGCAGGCATAGAGGGAGGGCTCTGCTCACACAAGCAAgcgtgtttctctttctctctctttctttctctctctctctctctttctctcccattccaGCCCTGAGCAGAGGAGCCAGAACTTCCCAGCTGGGGACCGAGCCTCCCCTGGCAGCTGGTCTTCTGTAGGGCTTCCCCAGCATGTCTGCCATGCTGACCCTCAGCCAGCTCAGCGGCATGGACACTGGGACACCCACACCAGCCTCCCAAGGAGCCAGGTCCTCCTTGGATCATGTCAAGAAGGCAGTGCAGAAAGGCAGGAGGATGGGCTGTGGGAGGAGCACTACAGAGAGAGCCAAGACCTGACTGTGCAACTTGCAGAGGTCTTGGCTTCTTGGGGCCCCGTTTTTTTTTAGCTAACAAACAAACTGGGCAATGATGTCTACTCAGCCTTTGAATGCCCTCAATTAAAGAGGCAATATTGTGGGTAGCCAACTGCGGCCCTGAGTAAATGGTGAAGGGAGCCTTAGTGCCATCCCAGAAGCTGTTTGCAGTTCTATGAATTTGAGACAGTCTCTTTCCATCTTAGGCCTCTATTTTCTCATCTGCTCAAAAAGGATTCAAATGCTCTCCTTCCTTCTTGCCAGGGCACGTTCAGCCTAGTATAGCAGAGGGAACCAGGCTGTGACATAGTGGCTGGTAAcacatgtctctgagcctcagtttactcatccaaagtaggggaaaggaagggaagctcCCTTTCAGAAAAGTTATGAAAATTCCATGAGATTGTGTGTAAAGCTCACTGTGAGGTCCTCACGGCCCAGTAGCCATTCCCTCCTCACCCTAAGCCATGCCCCACGCTCACCCAAGCTCGTGCCCTTCCCTGTGCCTCAGACACCCTTCTCCATCTGCTGATCACCCTTCTCCTGCCCACCTTTCAAGGCCTGACTTGTGCAACCCTTCAACCACACCCTCCCCCATGAAATTGTTCTAATTCTACCTCACAAACAGAGAGGGTTTCTCCCTCCTTGAGTCCTTTCTCGATGACTCCTTCCTCTGATGGTGGCCCAGTCCATCTTACACTACAGTTACCTGTGGGCATGTCTAATACCCCTGCAAGACTCCTTGACAGTTAGTTCCTTGTGGGCAGGTCACACACACTGTTTTTACTCATTTCAATTTCCTAGGGGGTACCGAGCACAAAACCTGGCATGaggtggatcttttttttttttttttattgatccaGAAAACATGAGGTGGATCTTATAGGTGGGTCCATAAGCCATGGCCAggacttggggtgggggagagcggGGCATTGGACAATTTCAGAACAGAGATTGAGATGATCTGacttaccgtatttcctcatgtataagacactcccatgtataagatgcaccttaatttgggggcccaaaatttggggggaaaagtattacataaagttattgaactcaagttttggggttttttaaaaattatttctatttattcatcttagaggagagagagagagagagagagagaagggggggaggaggagtaggaagcatcaactcccatatgtgccttgaccaggcaagcccagggttttgaaccagtgacctcagcattccaggttgacacttgatccactgcgccaccacaggtcaggctgaactcaagttttattcatcataaaattcatataactcctcatcactatctaAACTCCCATCcagtagcttgtcctcatctatgtctgatgaggaatcactgtcttcaacaatgagcacaaaaacaagtgcaaagaAGCAGGTaaaggccctgggcagttggctcagtggtagaacatcggcctggcatatggaagtcctgggtttgattcccagccagggcacacaggagaagtgcccatctgcttctctacccttccccctctcctttctctctctctatctcttcccctcctgcagccaaggctccattggagcaaagttggcccaggcgctgaagacagctccatagcctctgcctcaagcgctagagtggctctggttgcaacagagcaatgccccagatgggaagagcattgccccctggtgggcatgccgggtggatcccggtcgggcgcatgcgggagtctgtctgactgcctctccacttccaatttcagaaaaatacaaaaaaaaaaaaaaaaagtaaaaatgcaagtaacaaaaactacaaccactgtatatgactcacccagtttttaaaccccgatttttttgaaaaaaggtagatcttatacatggggcaatACAGTATGTACGCTTGGATTCTAGGTTAGATCCCCACCCAGAAAATCGCTTCCTTTATCTGCTGTCCTGGCTGAACATTCCAGAATCAGCAAACTATTCCCTTTATAGCTCAGAAGCCGTTAATATGCACACGACCATTAAATGAAAGTTATACctccattttaaaagtttttaaaaatagcctgaccagatggtggcgcagaggatagagcgttggactgggatgctgaggacccaggttcgagaccccgaggtcgccagctagaacgcgggctcatctggtttgagcaaaagctcaccagcttggacccaaggttgctggctccagcaaggggttactcggtctgctgaaggcccgctgtcaaggcacatatgagaaagcaatcaatgaacaactaaggtgttgcaaggcgcaatgaaaaactaatgattgatgcttctcatctctctccgttcctgtctgtctgtccctgtctatccctctctctgactcactctctgtctctgtaaaacaaacaaacaaacaaacaaacaaaaaagtttttaaaaataaaattttaaatgcaactTCATATGGGGAAAGATCAAAAAAGAGAAGGCTAAGTCAAGTGgccagttttttggttttttttttatttttatttatttttttacatagacagagagagagtcagagggatagacagggacagacagacaggaatggagacagctgagaaacatcaatcattaatttttcattgtgctttaggacttcttagttgttcattgattgctttctcatatgtgccttgaccatgggccttcagcagaccgagtaaccccttgctggagccagcgactctgggtccaagctggtgagcttttgctcaagccagattagcccacgctcaagctggcgaccttggggtcttgaacctgggtccttccacatcccagtccaacgctctatccactgtgccaccgcctggtcaggcaagtggcCAGTTTTTATAAGCCAGTTCCACACAGCTGAGCATGGCAATGCCCAGGCTTTTCGCTTAGAAAGCCCCCCTTGGTGCCGAGGGGAGTTCAGGGCCTGGCCAGACAGGTTCCAATTCCCTTGTCTGGCCTGTCTCCTGCAGCCTCCCTGCACTAAAGCTCAGGGCTGCAGAGTGGCCTCTCTCCTTGGACCTGCACTGGGCCCTCAAGAGACCAGAAGAGACTTCTGGGACCATGGTTGGACTAAAGCCTTCAGAGATGCCCCCAACAACGGCTGTCAAGTTCCTGGGGGCTGGGACAGCAGCCTGTTTTGCTGACCTCCTTACCTTCCCACTGGACACAGCCAAGGTCCGCCTGCAGGTAGGTGCCCTTTGGCCAATAGTCAATGTTTGCATCAAAGGAACGGCTCAGTTCTCCACCACCTGCACCTGGGCCTGCGTCTGCATCTGCGTCTGCGCAGTCTGCCAGCAAGCTCTTCCTCACGTGGAGCCCCGAGCAGGCCATTCACTCCACTGTTTAAGACCCTGCCTTGTCACCTCCCCATCACCGTTGCCCaagagaaaaaattctcaattcCTTGACAGGATAGGGCCTTTCATTGCGTAACCCTACTTTTTAAACCATAAAGAGTGAAGTAAATAAAAGTAAGGAATTactgggtgaccttgagcaagccacTGGCTATTGTAGTGGGAAAAACAGTCTGTCCTCCTTTTTCTCTGAGAATCGAATGCCACACCGTGTCTAAGAGCTTGTGAGTTATAAACTGCTGCACAAACCTCAGTTATTCTTTCGGAGATGTGTCAGCTGTCGTCATGCTTGTTTTCAAAGTCCAGCCCCAGGCAGGTCCCTCTGAGCCCAGTCCCACTCTCCCCTCCATCAAGCTCCTCACACCTCtgccggggtggggggtgtcccATAGATCCAGGGGGAGAACCAGGTGGCCCAGAGAGTCCAGTACCGCGGCGTGCTGGGCACCATCCTGACCATGGTGCGCACCGAGGGCCCCCGCAGCCCCTACAACGGGCTGGTGGCCGGCCTGCAGCGCCAGATGAGCTTTGCTTCCATCCGCATCGGCCTCTACGACTCTGTCAAGCAGTTCTACACCCCCAAAGGATCAGACTGTGAGTGCCCAGTATCCAGTGGACACTGGTGGGCGGGCCCAGAGACCAGGGCAGGGCAGACTCAGAGGCGGGCTGGGGTGTGAGGAGCTGGTAACGGACGCTCATGAGGAGACTTGGAGCACCATCAAAAAGCCCCAGCACGCTGACCCAGAAGCAGAGGCAGACATCAGGCAGGACAGCCCTGCAAAAACAGGATCGGGCTCAGAGCTGTTGGTTGGCGGCTCACTGgccctctctgcctccttctctgcccttctccccagactCCAGCATCACCACCCGGATTTTGGCGGGCTGCACCACAGGGGCCATGGCAGTGACCTGTGCCCAGCCCACAGATGTGGTGAAGGTTCGATTTCAGGCCAACGTGCACCTCGGGCCTAGGAGCAATAAGAAGTACAGTGGGACAATGGATGCCTACAGGACCATCGCCAGGGAGGAAGGGGTCAGGGGCCTGTGGAAAGGTAGGTCTGGACTCCAGTCTCAGGGGCCCTCCGGCCGAGCATTCCCTACCCCAAGGCTGGGGCAGAAAACCCAGCAACGAGGGAGCTCCCAGCACAGTGAATTCCCATGGATCTGGAAGAGCAGCTCCTGACCCATCACATTCCTCACATTCAGTTCAATTTGCCGGCCTTTCACCATGTGCTGGCTAGCAggagggagacagaaaagaataaaagacaccTTCCACACCCACACCGGGGAGATGAGATATGTCAAGGAGCAACCATACCAGGGGGCAGGATGTGCTAGGTTCATGGCAACATGCAGGTCCAGAGGCAGGAGAGGCCATGTGGACTCTGGAGGAAGGTGGCTCTTAAACTGAGCCTTAAAGATTCAGtggactcggccctggccggttggcttagcagtagagcatcagcctggcgtgcagaagtcccgggttcaattcccagccagggcacacaagagaagcacccatctgcttctccacccctccccctctccttcctctctgtctctctcttccccttccgcagcgaggctccattggagcaaagatggcccgggcactggggatggctccttggcctctgccccaggcgctagagtggctctggtctcaacagagcgacaccccggaggggcagagcatcgccccctggtgggcagagcgtcgcccctggtgggcgtgccaggtagatcccggtcgggcacatgctggagtctgtctgactctctcctcgtttccagcttcagaaaaatacacacacacacacacacacacacacaaaaaaaaagattcagtggGCTCTAGGTGTGTGGAGATTGCAGCAAAGGGCCTTCCAAGCAAAGATCTAAGAGAGGTGACTGCAGGGTGTGGAGAAGAAACGGCAGCTGTGAGGAGTGGGGCAGGGGAGAATCCGTGAGGAGGCAGCTTCCCTGGGAAGCTATGTAAATGGCAGCAACCTCGACAAATGCTGGAGTTTCTCCCATATGGAGACCAGGGGTCACAAGAATCCTTGCAGAAGAAACAGTGCTCCGGCCCTGGCCCTGCACTCGCTGGCACTGTGCCCTCCGGGAACCTGGCCTTCAGCTGTGAAACCAGGGGTGGTCTGGATGCTCCCCTTGGGCCCCACCGGCACTACACTCTGCCACTTCTCCAAGAGCCAgccagcttgcccagtcaaggcacatgtgagaagcagctactaccaAGAGCCAGCCTCCCTCTTCCAAAGAAAGTCTTCCTTTTCTAGCTCTAGATAAGTCTCAGGGAGGAATATATATATTCCACTTTAAAATcgatgagagaggaagagagagaaagaagcattcatttgttgttctgctttagttgtgcattcattgcttgccTCTTGCATataccctgaccaaggattaaacccacaaccttggcgtaccaggacgatgctctaaccagctgagctatccagccagggctcatggaggtatatttaaattttgatagaTACTGCAGATTATCCTCCAAAATATGGCCCAAACAAACCCAGTGGgcctctattttctgtctctaaggAGGACATGGGTAATCTGAGAATTGTTAACACTAGAAAATCTGTAATCTGCTCAGCTGAGGTGGGTTCTCTGAGACCACTGGAATGGGGCACTGTGCCCCTAAACTGGTGCCTATGGCCCTGCAGCCAGGGGGtctacttctcctcctcctccccatttatcagcccccaccccacccctttctaATAGGAACTTGGCCCAACATCACGAGGAATGCCATTGTCAACTGTGCTGAGATGGTGACCTATGACATCATCAAGGAGAAGCTGCTAGACCATCACCTGCTCACTGGTGAGGCCCTGGGCTCCAGTCAGACAGCCCTCCCACAGCCGGGAGGGAACATGGAACTTCACATAGCGAGCGCCACTCAGACACCTGGGCTTCAGAAGGAGCAGAGAGTGGCACAGTGCCCAGTATATATATCATTGTGATAAGTGGGAAAAAGCCCTGAAAGGGGAAGCCAGAGACCGGGTGCTAGCCCAGCACCACCTCTATGTACCTTTAGCAAGATCACCAACTCTGACTTCATTTTCCTCAAACGGTGGTTGGGATGGATGACCTTCCGACCCTGGGACGGCGCAGTTCTAGCTTGCCAGTACTTACCCAGAGCTCCACCCAGGGCAGTGAAAGATAGAAAATACTACCCTCATGTTCAGTTCCCCATTTCATTGGGGACATATGATGAACACACACAGAGCAGGAAGCCAGTGCTCGCCTCAGCTCACAGGCCACTGTTTGCTCTTCCCTCCGTGCTACAGACAATTTCCCCTGCCACTTTGTCTCCGCCTTTGGAGCTGGTTTCTGTGCCACAGTGGTGGCCTCCCCTGTGGACGTGGTGAAGACCCGGTACATGAACTCACTCCCAGGCCAGTACCGTAGTCCCCTGGACTGTATGCTGACGATGGTGGTCCAGGAGGGTCCCACAGCCTTTTATAAGGGGtgagcctccctctcctccctccacactCCCTCCCAGAAAACTTGGtctatctccctccttccttcttcccttttcttccttcttctctttacttcctatttcccttctttcttttctttccttccttcctttcttcctttttttattcctttcatgTATAATGTGCTTACCATGGGTCCATCTGGGGTGTGTGTGCAGTGGTGAACAGCACAGCTGTAAATGCCACAAAGAAGAGTATCAAGAACTATGGATGTTAAAATAGAGTGAAGCAGATCTAAtttggagaggcagggagacttaTCTGAGAAAAAAGAGTCTAAGCATAGGACAAAGTGCTGTCCCCAAACTTATTGGGCAGAGGCGAAGGAAGGAGAGGTGGTTGGTAATTGGAGACTTTTCCACAACTGTGGGTCACCACTGATTGACCTTGAAGTGCCCAAAGTGTGTCATATTTTCATGCTTGTGTCTTGGCATTTTCCGTTCCCTCTGCATGAATGCCTTTCCCATGCCACCTACATGCTCTaaatctttttaagaaataacatttttattttttcaattatagttgatgtacaatattatattagttacagGTGTGCAACCCAGTGGTTGGACatgtatataacttacaaagtgatcaaccCAGTAAGCCTAGTACTCACGTGgcacaatacatagttattataatattagtgactatattccctatgctgttctTTGCATCTCCATGACTATTCCGTAGccaccaatttatacttcttaatccgttcaccttttcacccagtccctcaaCACCCCCCTGGCAACCAACAAAATGAACATGCTCTAAATCTTAGCTGTCCTTCAAGACTAgttcaaatgccacctcctccccAACCCTCTCAAGAACCCTATGAGTATGGTGTTTGCCACCTACTATTTGTGTTATAGTATCTGTAAAATTAAATTATCTGCTATGCCAGAGTATAAGTAAGCACTTTGATGCCATGACGGGTGGCTTCTGCATCTTTCACCTCCCCGAGTCCCAAGCACAAAGCCAGCACTCAGTGCATAGGTTATTAACAACCATCATGATCGCTAAATCAGTGAGTGTTAGCCCTTGTGCTAAACACTTTCTATATATTATCTCAACAAACCCCAAAATGTGGATAGTATTCTCCATAATTACTGaggaacagactcataaatatcaaataacttgtccaagatcacaaaATTAAAATGGCAGATCCACAGCTCAAAGTCAGACCATCAGATACCACCCAACGTGGTGTCCATTGTACCACTCAGCCCTTTCCTAGGCCTCTCACCTCTTCCATGATGAGAGTTTTCTGGTGTCCAGTGTAAGATTGAACTCAACAAGCAAACAGGTTCTCAACCCCGGGAATGGCATCATCAACCTGTATTTCCATTGACAgatggggttgttttttttcctgtaagtGCCTCTGTCATTACAATCTTCAGCTGTAGCCACTTAGTTTCAGTTTAATTATTGACTTgggaaacatttactgagcatctcaTGGGTGCCGGACCTTGTGCCATGCTTCCTTCAAAGAGCAGCAGACAAGCAAGTGACATCTGAGCATTTTTGGATAGTGGGCCCTGTGCTGTGTGCtatacattaactcatttaattctcacgaCAACTCTGTGAACTAGCTAGATAccattatttcctccttttacagataaggaaactgaggttcagaaagattAACTCAAACAAGCttatgaagctagaaactggTAGAGCTAGGATTTAAACCAAGGCCTGACTCCAGAGTTCACGTCATTGCCCCAGTATTACACCCCCTATAAGGGGCCTAGGCTTAGGGTTCAGGAGAGGCTTTGGTGTGAGGTTATGGTGCCCAAACTGATTCCTACAGGTCCAACAGCAACCAGCCGGGCAAGGAAAGCAGGGGCCATTCCAAGCAGAAGGAGCAACATGGGTAAAGGCATGGAAATAGGGTTGGCCT of Saccopteryx bilineata isolate mSacBil1 chromosome 1, mSacBil1_pri_phased_curated, whole genome shotgun sequence contains these proteins:
- the UCP3 gene encoding putative mitochondrial transporter UCP3 — its product is MVGLKPSEMPPTTAVKFLGAGTAACFADLLTFPLDTAKVRLQIQGENQVAQRVQYRGVLGTILTMVRTEGPRSPYNGLVAGLQRQMSFASIRIGLYDSVKQFYTPKGSDYSSITTRILAGCTTGAMAVTCAQPTDVVKVRFQANVHLGPRSNKKYSGTMDAYRTIAREEGVRGLWKGTWPNITRNAIVNCAEMVTYDIIKEKLLDHHLLTDNFPCHFVSAFGAGFCATVVASPVDVVKTRYMNSLPGQYRSPLDCMLTMVVQEGPTAFYKGFTPSFLRLGAWNVVMFVTYEQLKRTLMKVQMLRESPF